One window of the Granulicella arctica genome contains the following:
- a CDS encoding tetratricopeptide repeat protein — MVLERMLFFVATMLFLQQSAIAQASNEPYREMLITIQQHIQQNDLQGAQQLISTAITKYPADGGLENLRGVIEIQQGHADLAIKAFSAAVAHAPGLTSAYLNLGRVYTQSAESDKAARVSALRIYDKLLRREPGNPEANYQAAMLLMWDHSFQLSMEHLERLSEADRGRIGAQIVLCADEAALNHPAGTDKAAAAIIAAQDLTEQDAMEVLPALRTAHRADLIETIFAAANDRDPLSPEGLRILGLAQEGEGKLAPARATLERAFAQSHSSVAILIDLTRVAKAAKDYQGALGYLAHARDLQPNDASFAYEFGVLTIRMGLLGESRKAMAEAVRLEPNNAEYNFGMGIVSSFSQDATQGLPYLQKYHTLRPSDPAALLSIGTSYFRAKNYDSAAVWLRQAVAHQSTAADARYYLGRIARVQGNLDSAKQELEQSNTLGPDRPDVLAELGQVSLMKHDYSPAGVYFDRAIALDPENYAANFGLLQLYARQSDPRQEEQSKRFDEIKNKSEEQYQEMMRIISTRAEEAPKPEAPH; from the coding sequence ATGGTTCTCGAACGAATGCTTTTCTTCGTGGCGACCATGCTATTCCTCCAGCAATCAGCGATCGCACAAGCTTCTAACGAACCATATCGCGAGATGCTGATCACCATTCAACAGCACATCCAGCAGAACGATCTTCAAGGCGCACAGCAACTCATCTCCACTGCCATCACAAAATACCCAGCGGACGGTGGTCTGGAAAATCTACGTGGAGTTATCGAGATACAGCAGGGACATGCGGATCTCGCGATCAAGGCATTCTCCGCGGCAGTCGCGCATGCTCCGGGCCTCACGAGCGCCTATCTGAACCTCGGCCGCGTCTACACACAGTCTGCGGAATCAGACAAAGCTGCAAGAGTTTCGGCGCTCCGTATCTATGACAAGCTTCTGCGGAGAGAGCCCGGCAATCCCGAAGCAAATTACCAGGCGGCCATGCTGCTCATGTGGGATCACAGCTTCCAACTCTCGATGGAACATCTCGAGCGCCTGAGCGAAGCTGACCGTGGCCGCATCGGTGCCCAGATCGTGCTTTGCGCTGATGAAGCCGCACTCAACCACCCTGCGGGAACCGATAAGGCCGCAGCAGCCATCATTGCTGCTCAGGACCTGACTGAGCAGGACGCCATGGAGGTACTACCAGCCCTGCGCACGGCGCACCGAGCCGATCTGATCGAAACGATCTTCGCAGCGGCAAATGATCGAGATCCTCTCTCTCCCGAGGGTCTTCGCATCCTTGGCCTCGCGCAGGAGGGAGAAGGAAAACTTGCTCCCGCCCGCGCGACGCTCGAGCGAGCCTTCGCCCAGAGTCACTCCTCCGTCGCCATCCTCATCGATCTCACCCGCGTTGCGAAAGCTGCGAAAGACTACCAGGGTGCCCTTGGCTACCTCGCACACGCCCGGGACCTTCAGCCCAACGACGCAAGCTTTGCTTATGAGTTCGGGGTGCTCACCATCAGGATGGGACTGCTTGGCGAGTCGCGCAAGGCCATGGCGGAGGCAGTGAGGCTGGAGCCCAACAATGCGGAATATAACTTCGGCATGGGTATCGTCTCCTCGTTCTCGCAGGACGCAACGCAGGGGCTGCCTTACCTGCAGAAGTACCATACGCTCCGTCCATCAGATCCCGCAGCGCTTCTCTCGATCGGAACCAGCTACTTTCGCGCCAAGAACTATGATTCTGCCGCCGTCTGGCTCAGGCAGGCTGTCGCTCACCAGTCCACTGCGGCAGACGCGCGTTACTACCTCGGACGGATTGCTCGTGTTCAGGGTAATCTCGACAGCGCAAAGCAGGAGCTGGAGCAGTCGAACACCCTTGGTCCAGATCGGCCCGACGTGCTTGCAGAGCTCGGTCAGGTCTCCCTGATGAAGCACGATTATTCCCCCGCAGGCGTCTATTTCGATCGCGCCATTGCGCTCGACCCGGAGAACTATGCGGCGAACTTCGGTCTCCTGCAGCTCTATGCGCGTCAGAGCGATCCGCGCCAGGAGGAGCAGTCGAAGCGCTTCGACGAGATCAAGAACAAGAGCGAAGAGCAGTATCAGGAGATGATGCGCATCATCAGCACACGTGCCGAAGAAGCCCCGAAGCCTGAAGCGCCACACTGA
- a CDS encoding tetratricopeptide repeat protein — MHVPKPRILVAFALGMLVCGGGVTYSSAQTSNDAPIALITPPSSLGLTPEKVSHLKAAFAGQDYVTAERILLAEIERDPHSARSAALLAYVGSVYYLNRDFLHAAIAWKKSNVITPLDPGLQFSLAMAYLQIAHADWARPVLESLLAQDRKNSLYTYWLGRLDYDAHRYPEAIVHFQEAISLAPTFSRAYDNLGLCYFYQNQNELAVSNFDKAIELDRNSAHPSAWPYLSRAETLQFMGKPEKAESSVREAIRLEAQLAAAHYRLGKILEDEGRLEEAASALEEAIRINARYAEAHIALAQIYNRLKRKEAADKEVEIYRGLRADANGAKVQ; from the coding sequence ATGCACGTACCGAAGCCTCGCATTCTCGTCGCTTTCGCACTGGGAATGCTGGTCTGCGGTGGTGGCGTAACTTACTCGTCTGCCCAGACCAGTAATGATGCGCCAATAGCGTTAATCACGCCGCCTTCATCACTTGGTCTTACTCCAGAGAAAGTATCTCACTTGAAAGCTGCGTTTGCCGGACAGGACTACGTTACGGCTGAGAGGATTTTGCTTGCCGAGATCGAGCGAGATCCACACTCCGCGCGTTCCGCCGCTCTCCTGGCTTATGTGGGGAGCGTCTACTATTTGAATCGAGATTTCCTGCATGCGGCGATTGCCTGGAAAAAATCGAATGTGATCACTCCGCTCGATCCGGGGCTTCAGTTCTCGCTGGCCATGGCGTATCTCCAGATCGCTCATGCTGATTGGGCGCGGCCAGTGCTCGAATCGCTCTTGGCGCAGGATAGGAAGAACTCACTCTATACCTACTGGCTTGGACGTCTTGACTACGACGCGCACCGCTATCCCGAGGCGATCGTTCACTTTCAGGAGGCGATCAGCCTTGCGCCAACGTTCTCGCGGGCATACGACAACCTGGGGCTCTGCTACTTTTACCAAAACCAGAACGAGTTAGCTGTTAGCAACTTTGATAAGGCAATCGAGTTAGATCGTAACTCCGCTCATCCTTCTGCGTGGCCTTACTTGAGTCGCGCTGAGACCCTGCAGTTCATGGGTAAGCCTGAGAAGGCGGAGAGTAGTGTCCGTGAGGCTATCCGTCTCGAGGCGCAGCTTGCGGCAGCTCACTACCGCCTCGGAAAGATCCTCGAAGATGAAGGTCGTTTGGAAGAGGCAGCGTCAGCGTTGGAGGAGGCGATCCGAATCAATGCAAGATACGCTGAGGCTCACATCGCGCTGGCGCAAATCTACAACCGGCTCAAGCGGAAAGAAGCAGCGGACAAAGAGGTGGAGATCTATCGCGGGTTACGTGCTGATGCCAATGGCGCCAAGGTGCAGTAG
- a CDS encoding TonB-dependent receptor, with translation MPFILFFGVLLPTLNPRGFAQDTNASLGGVVTDPSGAAIPGAKLTLTNRATGFQQNFESDASGEYNFRNLTPGLYDLDITSPNFKSERRTGIQLAVNQSARVTIPLSVGQSTQTVTVNGDASLINYDNATLGGGVSPETLQDFPLVVSGAPRSSVTVAILMPGVSTGGGGNAYNSRTNGGIVTGDEALVDGATASEGYMNQSGMVALQTDFGMSPDITSEVKILASNYDPQYGNSTSGQLIVQTKSGGERFHGAAYEYLRNDFFNASQYGAASKPADKENDFGANIGGPIWIPKYHDANDRVKGYFYFNWEGFQDHGSANSATLSVAPIAERAGNFGSVGSQLYYPNDPTKYGALAGTAIPGNVINPAFEDPIAKAFLAALPTPTNGGQLNNYFIPHSGQGSLTNSENVYFWRVDVNAGAKDHFYYTFWWQYTGVNAQSDLPVALSTASPASPENAPIQRLNWEHNFSSFLTNHATVGYLSRNEGYFALNGKAALPSVAGVADTTYLPEMTFGGGYSQLGNNAGPNSAANLTTRGTWAVNDVATLIRGKHTISAGVEYKLAGMSIHSSGNQGGTFNFQPDTTGNSGCANSSCPGDAVASFYLGATASANVGYLNIAAKYPRQTGWAVHIGDAWRVSPKLTATYGLRWDYISPFVDKHDNLSFIDPIGGNPDAITASGSELPGRLAFAGTGFGAASYGARYPEIAFKKGFAPRFGLAYTIDDKTVVRAGYGIYFGQAFYPGWGGGLAQDGFNKNLTLNESSVGNFRTPAIYLGTGIAQSQVGVTKDISSGFDNGQTPSLYRPLDGNRRPYSSQWNLTVERQLPSNTLLSVSYVGTKGTHLPSALNPINVLNPFNPTFAALGSALAINYNDAGGPAAFAAHGISQPYINWDAQMTGCAPTIAQALLPFPQYCGTLGGLNEQHGNSIYNSFQAKVERRFQGHLYILGSLTLQKMFTDASNNTQSGANAGLGAGGNSGSFSPYDEARAYAIAPDNVPATGSVAVVYNLPFGHNERFLNSAGLLNSLVGGWQTSPIFRYEYGIPFSFYSSACTTSTLVPQFRENCIPGVLSGQPALLHGRNSFNPVTDNGQLINPNAFEHDFSSFGYTGLGKAVSTIYGPSYRNLDIAFTKNTHITERLNLRFESNFFNAFNNHYFISQGSSNGGPGYAFVTDVAASGNSFGKWNGAVSSPRTIQFVGRFEF, from the coding sequence GTGCCTTTCATCTTGTTCTTCGGTGTCCTTCTACCGACACTTAATCCGCGAGGATTCGCACAGGACACAAACGCCTCGCTCGGCGGAGTGGTCACCGATCCAAGTGGCGCCGCGATACCCGGCGCCAAGCTCACGCTAACCAATCGAGCGACAGGATTTCAGCAGAACTTCGAGTCGGACGCCAGTGGAGAGTACAACTTCCGCAACCTGACCCCTGGTCTCTACGACCTGGATATAACGTCACCCAACTTTAAGTCGGAGCGACGGACCGGCATTCAACTCGCCGTCAATCAGTCTGCCCGGGTCACGATCCCGCTGTCGGTGGGCCAGTCAACCCAGACCGTTACTGTGAATGGCGACGCTTCGCTTATCAATTACGACAACGCTACCCTGGGTGGCGGCGTAAGTCCTGAAACACTACAGGACTTTCCCCTTGTCGTCTCGGGTGCACCCCGATCCTCGGTAACGGTTGCCATCCTGATGCCCGGCGTTAGCACGGGTGGTGGCGGTAACGCTTACAACTCCCGCACCAATGGCGGCATTGTGACAGGAGACGAAGCGTTGGTCGATGGTGCTACTGCCTCTGAGGGTTATATGAACCAGAGCGGCATGGTGGCACTGCAGACCGACTTCGGCATGTCTCCGGATATCACCAGCGAGGTCAAGATCCTCGCTTCGAACTACGACCCCCAGTATGGAAACTCCACGTCAGGCCAGTTGATCGTCCAAACCAAGAGCGGCGGCGAGCGGTTTCATGGCGCGGCCTACGAGTATCTGCGCAACGATTTCTTCAACGCATCGCAGTACGGCGCCGCGTCGAAGCCCGCTGATAAAGAGAACGACTTCGGTGCAAATATTGGCGGTCCGATCTGGATTCCGAAGTACCACGATGCGAACGACCGCGTGAAGGGTTACTTCTACTTCAACTGGGAAGGCTTTCAGGACCACGGCTCTGCAAACTCAGCAACACTATCGGTCGCCCCGATAGCAGAGCGGGCTGGTAACTTCGGCTCCGTCGGGAGCCAGCTCTACTACCCGAATGACCCGACCAAGTATGGCGCGTTGGCAGGCACGGCGATTCCAGGAAATGTGATCAACCCGGCCTTCGAGGACCCGATCGCCAAAGCATTTCTCGCGGCGCTTCCCACTCCGACCAACGGAGGTCAGCTTAACAACTACTTCATCCCCCACTCCGGTCAGGGTTCGCTGACGAATAGTGAGAACGTTTATTTCTGGCGAGTCGACGTCAACGCCGGCGCCAAAGATCATTTCTATTACACCTTCTGGTGGCAGTACACCGGCGTAAACGCACAGAGCGATCTGCCGGTAGCGCTCTCAACCGCATCGCCTGCCAGCCCCGAGAATGCTCCGATCCAGCGCCTCAACTGGGAGCACAACTTCTCCAGCTTCCTGACCAATCACGCCACCGTCGGCTACCTGAGCCGCAACGAAGGCTACTTCGCGCTCAACGGTAAAGCTGCGCTGCCCTCCGTTGCAGGAGTAGCCGACACCACCTACCTGCCCGAGATGACCTTTGGCGGAGGGTATAGCCAACTCGGCAACAACGCCGGACCGAACTCGGCTGCCAACCTGACGACCCGTGGAACGTGGGCAGTCAACGATGTCGCTACCTTGATCCGGGGCAAGCATACGATCAGTGCAGGCGTCGAATACAAACTGGCTGGCATGAGCATTCATAGCTCTGGCAACCAGGGCGGCACCTTCAACTTCCAGCCAGACACCACCGGCAACTCAGGCTGCGCTAACTCATCGTGCCCCGGAGATGCTGTCGCCAGCTTCTATCTCGGTGCAACCGCAAGCGCCAACGTAGGCTACCTGAATATCGCGGCAAAGTATCCTCGGCAGACGGGCTGGGCAGTTCATATTGGTGACGCATGGCGCGTGAGTCCAAAGCTTACTGCCACCTACGGCCTGCGTTGGGACTACATCAGCCCATTTGTAGACAAGCACGACAACCTTTCCTTCATCGATCCGATCGGCGGCAATCCAGATGCCATAACCGCCTCTGGATCAGAACTTCCAGGCCGGCTCGCCTTCGCGGGAACTGGATTCGGTGCAGCAAGCTATGGTGCTCGCTATCCTGAGATCGCCTTCAAGAAAGGCTTCGCACCGCGCTTTGGCCTGGCATATACGATCGACGATAAGACGGTTGTCCGTGCCGGCTATGGAATTTATTTTGGCCAGGCATTCTATCCTGGCTGGGGCGGTGGTCTCGCACAGGACGGCTTCAATAAGAACCTGACCCTGAATGAGTCGTCGGTTGGCAACTTCCGGACACCAGCGATCTATCTAGGTACGGGTATCGCGCAGAGCCAGGTTGGCGTCACGAAAGATATATCCTCCGGCTTCGATAATGGTCAGACACCTTCGCTCTACCGTCCTCTGGACGGAAACAGAAGGCCCTACTCATCGCAGTGGAACCTGACGGTCGAGCGTCAGCTTCCTAGCAACACGCTGCTCAGCGTCTCGTACGTCGGCACGAAGGGTACGCACCTGCCCTCCGCGCTGAACCCCATCAATGTGCTGAATCCCTTCAATCCAACTTTTGCGGCACTCGGCAGCGCGCTGGCGATCAACTACAACGATGCGGGCGGCCCGGCAGCCTTCGCGGCCCACGGGATCTCTCAGCCGTACATCAACTGGGACGCTCAGATGACCGGTTGCGCGCCTACGATCGCTCAGGCTCTTCTACCATTCCCGCAGTATTGCGGCACGCTGGGCGGGCTGAACGAGCAGCATGGAAACTCGATTTATAACTCGTTCCAGGCGAAGGTAGAACGACGGTTCCAGGGTCATTTGTACATTCTTGGTTCCTTGACGCTCCAGAAGATGTTCACGGATGCCTCGAACAACACTCAATCCGGTGCAAACGCCGGGCTCGGCGCAGGCGGCAACAGCGGATCCTTCTCGCCTTACGACGAGGCTCGCGCGTATGCCATCGCTCCGGATAACGTCCCTGCAACAGGATCGGTTGCGGTCGTCTATAACTTGCCCTTCGGTCATAACGAGCGCTTTCTCAACTCGGCGGGCCTGCTCAATTCGCTGGTTGGCGGCTGGCAGACAAGCCCCATCTTTCGCTACGAGTACGGTATTCCCTTCTCCTTCTACTCTTCGGCCTGCACAACCAGTACGCTGGTTCCGCAGTTCCGCGAGAACTGCATTCCCGGAGTCCTGTCTGGCCAACCGGCACTGTTGCATGGCCGGAACAGCTTCAACCCGGTTACGGATAACGGTCAGCTCATCAACCCCAATGCCTTTGAGCATGACTTCTCTTCCTTCGGCTATACCGGTCTGGGGAAGGCAGTCTCAACCATCTACGGTCCAAGCTATAGGAACCTGGATATAGCGTTTACGAAGAACACTCACATTACCGAGAGATTGAACTTGAGGTTTGAGTCGAACTTCTTCAATGCCTTCAACAATCACTACTTCATTAGCCAGGGCAGCAGCAATGGTGGCCCGGGTTATGCGTTCGTTACCGATGTAGCTGCTTCCGGAAATTCGTTCGGTAAGTGGAACGGAGCGGTGAGTTCTCCACGAACGATTCAGTTCGTGGGACGGTTCGAGTTCTAA
- a CDS encoding CRTAC1 family protein: MHRPSRREFVSALAATVPLAALRRMFPATIAPPVKSSITALFEPVLPAQSGIIWSHVNGRSPAYYLPETTGAGCAFLDYDNDGWMDIFLVNSGACDFFTPAKPLRNALYRNNRDGTFTDVTLKAGVADAGYGMGAAVGDYNNDGLPDLFVTSYNRSILYRNNGDGTFTDVTLKSGISTPGWASSAVWFDYDNDGRLDLFVCRFVEFDKGSNKFCGNEGTGERHYCIPRIYPPTHSWLFHNNGDGTFTDVSAATGINAKAGKAWGVVATDINNDGHMDLFVANDTVANFLWMNHQGKFKDEGLEGGVAYSSDGHPRSGMGVDAADLDQDGWQDLTVTNVDQEMYSVYHNNKDGTFDDLSPMNGIGAATRSMSGWGLRFFDYDNDGNLDLFIANGHPDDQIEVHSGSVTYREPLLLFHNDGVTLKNISASAGPIFRESLAARGLALGDFDNDGAVDVLISTNNGAPLLLKNLAAKGNHWLGLKLVGRKANVDAIGAQVTWKAGTLRRSRLKSAGGSYLSSHDPRMVLGIGTHTKLDQLEIRWPAPSTRVDTFTELPIDRYITIIEEEGIVR; the protein is encoded by the coding sequence ATGCACCGACCCAGCAGACGAGAGTTCGTTTCCGCTCTAGCGGCGACGGTGCCTCTTGCCGCTCTACGTAGAATGTTTCCCGCCACGATCGCTCCACCGGTCAAGTCGTCGATTACAGCTCTCTTCGAACCGGTTCTCCCAGCGCAATCGGGCATCATCTGGTCCCATGTCAACGGCCGGTCTCCGGCGTACTATCTGCCTGAGACAACCGGGGCCGGATGCGCTTTTCTCGACTACGACAACGACGGCTGGATGGACATTTTCCTCGTCAACAGCGGCGCATGTGATTTCTTCACACCGGCCAAGCCACTTCGTAACGCGCTTTATCGCAATAATAGGGACGGTACCTTTACGGATGTAACCCTGAAGGCAGGAGTGGCTGATGCTGGCTACGGGATGGGTGCAGCCGTTGGTGACTATAACAACGACGGTTTGCCCGATTTGTTCGTGACCAGTTACAACCGTTCGATCCTCTACCGAAATAATGGGGATGGCACATTCACCGACGTAACTCTGAAGTCCGGCATCAGCACGCCTGGCTGGGCGTCGAGCGCGGTCTGGTTCGACTACGACAACGACGGACGTCTCGACCTCTTCGTCTGTCGCTTCGTGGAATTCGATAAGGGGTCCAACAAGTTCTGCGGCAACGAAGGTACAGGCGAGCGTCACTACTGCATACCGCGTATCTATCCACCGACGCATAGCTGGCTCTTCCACAACAATGGCGACGGTACCTTTACGGACGTATCCGCCGCGACGGGAATTAACGCGAAGGCAGGCAAGGCCTGGGGGGTTGTGGCCACCGACATCAATAACGATGGCCACATGGACCTCTTCGTCGCCAACGATACCGTGGCTAACTTCCTCTGGATGAACCACCAGGGAAAGTTCAAGGACGAGGGTCTCGAAGGTGGAGTAGCCTACAGCTCCGACGGGCATCCAAGGTCCGGCATGGGCGTCGATGCAGCCGACCTCGACCAGGACGGATGGCAGGACCTGACCGTCACCAACGTCGACCAGGAGATGTACTCCGTCTATCACAACAATAAGGACGGCACCTTCGACGACCTCTCGCCCATGAACGGTATCGGGGCTGCGACCCGGTCCATGAGCGGATGGGGCCTTCGCTTCTTCGACTACGACAACGACGGCAACCTCGACCTCTTCATTGCCAACGGCCATCCCGACGATCAGATCGAGGTCCACTCCGGCAGCGTCACCTACCGTGAGCCATTGCTCCTCTTTCACAACGATGGAGTGACCCTTAAAAACATCAGTGCTTCAGCAGGGCCGATCTTTCGCGAGTCGCTCGCCGCTCGTGGACTGGCACTGGGTGACTTCGACAATGACGGAGCCGTGGACGTCCTGATCTCGACGAATAACGGCGCACCCTTGCTGCTTAAAAATCTGGCGGCCAAAGGCAATCATTGGCTCGGGCTAAAGCTCGTAGGGCGCAAGGCCAACGTCGATGCCATCGGCGCCCAGGTAACGTGGAAGGCTGGCACGCTGAGGCGATCGAGGCTCAAGTCGGCTGGTGGAAGTTATCTCAGCAGCCACGATCCTCGCATGGTTCTCGGCATCGGCACACATACAAAGCTGGATCAGCTTGAGATTCGCTGGCCTGCTCCAAGCACCCGCGTCGACACCTTCACGGAACTTCCCATCGATCGCTACATCACCATCATCGAAGAAGAGGGAATCGTTCGTTGA
- a CDS encoding 3-keto-disaccharide hydrolase, which translates to MMNRRHFLKLGSVAAMGQLLVDQQSSAQTASTALPKAGADGWMSLLNGRDLSGWYTMLQRSGKGVAEKRKMVTMEEGMLHIMGNQEGGEPAEPGYLATNQEFEDVHIRLEYKWGMKRFAPREFAKRDNGMLYGLVGEDKVWPTCVECQIEEGDVGDYFMVGTRGVQDDHPNGLFGETLGANGWSTPPSSSLAPKQDAGRPEPAYSRKIKDGNFEILDGWNTVEVIWQGNRSAHIVNGRTVNSAYNLEYPDPQNAGKFLPLSRGKIAIELEFGEIWFRRVEIKSLKPS; encoded by the coding sequence ATGATGAATCGTCGCCACTTTTTGAAGCTTGGCTCAGTAGCAGCCATGGGGCAACTTCTCGTAGACCAACAGAGTTCGGCTCAAACCGCCTCTACCGCACTACCGAAAGCTGGCGCAGATGGCTGGATGTCGCTCCTGAACGGCCGCGACCTCAGCGGCTGGTACACAATGCTGCAGAGGTCGGGCAAAGGCGTTGCAGAGAAACGCAAGATGGTCACGATGGAGGAGGGCATGCTCCACATCATGGGAAATCAAGAGGGCGGCGAACCTGCTGAGCCCGGCTATCTCGCGACCAACCAAGAGTTTGAAGATGTTCATATTCGCCTTGAATACAAGTGGGGCATGAAGCGCTTTGCGCCGCGAGAGTTCGCAAAGCGTGATAACGGTATGCTCTATGGCCTCGTGGGTGAAGACAAGGTCTGGCCGACCTGCGTCGAATGCCAGATTGAGGAGGGTGACGTCGGCGACTACTTTATGGTCGGGACCCGGGGCGTTCAGGACGATCATCCGAACGGCCTTTTTGGTGAGACATTAGGCGCCAACGGATGGTCCACTCCGCCTTCATCATCCTTAGCGCCGAAACAAGATGCTGGTAGACCCGAGCCGGCCTACTCCCGAAAGATCAAGGACGGAAACTTCGAGATTCTCGATGGCTGGAACACGGTGGAGGTTATCTGGCAAGGGAACCGTTCCGCTCACATCGTTAACGGAAGGACCGTCAATTCGGCATACAACCTGGAATATCCCGATCCACAAAATGCAGGAAAGTTCCTTCCGCTCTCTCGCGGAAAGATTGCCATCGAGCTTGAGTTCGGCGAGATCTGGTTCCGTAGAGTCGAGATCAAGTCATTGAAGCCGAGCTAA
- a CDS encoding MGMT family protein, with amino-acid sequence MTRRSSNPFDPPPSTAKMKRRMLREGARANELRDEAFRRVILSIPAGKVSSYGKVAAAAGYPLYHRAVARLLRTDPPDRLPWYRVLGVSGEIKLPGSAAIEQRLRLESEGVRFQGKRVNMSLYECSLRVWER; translated from the coding sequence ATGACCCGACGCTCTTCAAATCCGTTTGACCCTCCCCCTTCGACTGCGAAGATGAAGCGCAGGATGTTGCGCGAGGGTGCGCGGGCGAATGAATTGCGGGATGAGGCGTTCCGGCGGGTCATTCTGTCCATTCCGGCTGGTAAGGTAAGCAGCTACGGAAAGGTCGCTGCAGCGGCAGGCTATCCGCTCTACCACCGTGCCGTGGCTCGATTGCTGCGAACAGATCCTCCCGACCGGCTCCCCTGGTATCGGGTTCTCGGTGTATCAGGCGAGATCAAGCTTCCCGGTTCAGCCGCTATCGAGCAGCGATTGCGGCTCGAATCGGAAGGGGTGCGCTTTCAGGGCAAGCGTGTGAATATGAGTTTGTATGAATGCTCGCTGCGCGTGTGGGAGCGGTGA